The following nucleotide sequence is from bacterium.
CACGGGCGATTTCCAGATCGGCGATTCACCCTATGAAGGTATCGTCGGCTTATCGTTCGGATTCGGCGGGCTGTTTCACTATTACTTCGACCTCTCCGGATCGAGAATTGCACCGTTCGTGGGCGCCGGCCTCGGTTGGCGGCATCTCATCGCGGAGGATTACGACCTGAACGAATTGGACGCGACCCTCACGGAGGCTGGCGTTTCGATCCCGATCGGCGCCAAGGGGCGCTTCGTCTATGAGCCGCGGGCGTCGTTTCATTACATCCGCGGAGGCGGAGAGAATTCCTGGGACGTGAGAGTCTTCCCGGCGTCGTTCTCATTGAGAATCCTCTGAATCGGGTCTTGCGCACGCCGGCCGCATCGACATGATTCCCGATGGGTGGTCCGCCTGGGCGTTCTGGACCTGGCCCGGGAGGGCGGGAGCCTTTCCTTCGCCTGCGTCGCCACGGGGATGAGGGGGGTTGGCTGCAATGATGAATCAACTTTTACGAGGAGCATCACATGAAAAGAATGATGATAAGGCGGTTTCTACGAATCACTCTCTTGGCGCCGGGCCTGTTGCTGCTGGTCCAAGGCCATCTTCACGCTCAAACCCTGATCAAGAATTACCTGCGGGATCAACGGGCCCTCACGGCCGTGACGCCTCCGGCATCATCGGAGGAACCGGCAACGCACTATCGATACGTCATCGATCGCGTCGAGGGCGTGACCGAAGTGCTTCAAAAAAATTGCGAGGAAGCCTCGCCCTGCCTGTATTTTGGCCCGCTGGTGAGGGCCTCCAAGGATTTCCTCGGGAGCGGCGGAACCAAGACCGGATCGGAGCCCTTCAACCGCAGGCTGGAAATGAAATTCGTCTTTCCGCCGGATGCCGCCTCGGCGGCCGCGACCGCTGCCCAGTTGGACGGATGCCGGAAGATGTTTCAGATGAAAATGGGTGACCCCCTGCACTACCGCCTGGAGGTCACGCAGCCGGTTTCGGAAGAGACTTCGTTTACGTGCGAGATCGTCGAAACGACGCGGTAGAGACCCCGATTGAAAGCCTGATTTTCCCTTTACACTCCGAATCCTTCCGCTAACCTCGCGCCTCCATGGCGCCTCAAGATTCGATCGTCCGCGCCCGCGACCTGGTGAAGCGCTACGACGGCTTTACCGCCGTCGACGGGATCTCCTTCGACGTCCGGAAGGGCGAGTGTTTTGGTTTTCTCGGACCCAACGGGGCGGGCAAGACGACGACGATGCGGATGATTTACGGCTTCTCCGCACCGACTTCCGGCGCGCTCGAGGTCCTCGGGATGCCCGTTTCACAGAACGCGCGCGCCATCAAGCGGCGCGTCGGCATCGCCCCGCAGGAGCTGAGCCTCGACCCGGACCTTTTGGTGCTCCAGAACCTTCTCATCTACGCGAGCTATTTCGACATCCCCAAGGCCGAGGCGCGGAAGCGGGCCGACGAGCTGCTTCAATTCTTCCATCTCCTCGATAAGAAGAACGAGAAGCTCGACCACCTCTCCGGCGGCATGAAGCGGCGGCTCTTGGTCGCCCGCGCCCTCATCAACAAGCCGGAGGTCTTGGTCCTTGACGAGCCGACGACGGGCCTGGATCCCCAGTCCCGCCACGACATGTGGGAGCGCGTGCGGGATCTGAAGAGGCAGGGCGTCACGACGATCCTCACCACGCACTATATGGAGGAGGCCGAGGAGCTCTGCGACCGGATCGTCCTGATCGACCACGGCAAGATCGTGGAGGAGGGGAGGCCCGACGACCTCATCGCCAAACACAAGGTCGACAGCCTCGAGGCCGTCTTCCTCAAACTGACCGGTGAGCATTTGAGGGATTGACGAATCATGACGATCTTCATCCGATACGCATTTAAAGTCTGGTACCGCGATTTTCTCGTTTGGACACGCTACTGGTGGACGAGCCTCATCGGTGGCCTCGGCGAGCCCGTGCTCTACTTTCTGGCGATGGGCTACGGCCTGGGCTCCTTCGTGAAGGACATCCAGGGATACCCCTACGTCCAGTTCCTGGCGCCGGGTCTCATATGTTCCACGATCATGCACAGCGCCTCGTTCGAGACGACCTACAGCTCCTACACGCGGATGGCGATCCAGAAGACCTACCATTCGATCGCGGTGACCCCCATCAACGTGGGCGAAGTCATCGCCGGCGAGATCCTCTGGGGCGCGACCAAGGCGATGCTTTCAGGCGGAATCATGCTCGTCGCGGTGATCGCGATGGGCATCCTTCCTCAGGAATACCTGCCGAACCTGGTTTTCCTGATCCCATTGCTCGTCGTCGAAGCCATCCTCTTCTCGGCGCTGGGGATGCTGATGACCTCCTTTGCGAAGGACTACGATTTCTTCACTTACTATTTCACCCTGGGTCTCGAGCCGATGTTCCTCTTTTCCGGCACGTTCTTTCCGCTCGATTCCCTGCCGCCTCTCGTGCAGAAGGCGGCGCTTTTTTTGCCGCTCGCCAGCCCCGTGGCACTCGCGCGGAGCCTCGTCCTGGGGGTCGCGTATCCCCACGGTCTCTGGGAAATCCTCTGGCCGTTGATCCTGATGGCAGCCATCTCGGCCTGGGCGATTCAAAGAATGGTCAGGAGGCTCATGGTATGAAGATCAAGACGTTGCTGTTCGCAGTCTTGCCCTGTCCTCGTCCGCCGAGGCCGGCGACGATTCAACTCCATTCAGAAGGGCCTTTGAGGTGATGAGGGAATGTTTCATGATCCCGAACTCAAGGGCATGAGGGCATCGGTTTGCCTGCCTCCTTCAGTTTCACTCCGTCCCAGTGCACCGGCCTCCAAGTCCCTTCGTCGTCGCCCTTGCGCAAGTAGTAGAGCCCCTGGTCGCCCGGGTCCAGGCTCGCGTCTTGGTCACCCACGCACCCGCGCTTGTAGTCCTTGTGAAAGATCACGACCGGCAGGACGTCGCCGGGCTTGGCCTTGCCCATGCAGACTTTCGTGACCGTCAAGGCGGCCGTGTACTTGACCGTATCCGCGCAGTCGTTGCTCTCGACAATACCCCCGTTCTGTCTCTTGCCGCCCACGCCGCCCAGCACGATGAGGTCGGACTGCTCCTTCAACATCTTCGCCCCGAAGGGGGGCGTGAGCGCCTGGGCCGTCGTCGAAATGAAAGTAACGAGCCCGGCGATCAGACCGAAACGTTTGATCATGCCGTCCTCCCGAGTGAAGCAATCCTATATCTTACGCAGTCGATGTCATGTGGTAAATGTCTCCCCTGATCAAAGCAAAAACTCTACCGGGCGCCGTGTCCCAAGGAGCTTGAATGGCCCGGAATGATCGGGGGATCAGTTCGTCACGAGATGATCTTTCTTCACCCAGCCTTTCTTTCCATCCGCCAGTTCCATCGCCACCCAGCCCGACTCCTCGCGCTCAAGAAGAGAGACTTCGGCGCCTTCATGAAGCTCGAAGAGCAGGACATTCGCCTCGCCCGGCCCGGAATAAACCTTCGCCTCCGGCGAGACGACGCCGATGGGACGTTCAAGAAACTCCTTCTGGATCAGTGAGGCGGCCATCAGAAGGAGGCCGGCGCCCACGATCCAAGACGACCAGCGAAGGAGGTCCTTTTTCCAATAGAGGCGGGCGGCGGCGACGGACCAGAAACCGAACCAGAGACCCATGAAGCCGAACCAGTTCTCCCGGCGGCTCATCCGGCCCGCGAGGTCTTGCAGGATTCTGACGGCCAGATTGCGGTGTCGCGGCTCGATCCGGTCGGTCGCGCGGGCCCGGAGGTAGGCGAGATTCGCCTCGAGGTCCGGGTCCCTGGGTTTTAACCTCGCCGCCAACCGATACTGGAAGAGGGCTTCCCCGACCTTC
It contains:
- a CDS encoding ABC transporter ATP-binding protein — its product is MAPQDSIVRARDLVKRYDGFTAVDGISFDVRKGECFGFLGPNGAGKTTTMRMIYGFSAPTSGALEVLGMPVSQNARAIKRRVGIAPQELSLDPDLLVLQNLLIYASYFDIPKAEARKRADELLQFFHLLDKKNEKLDHLSGGMKRRLLVARALINKPEVLVLDEPTTGLDPQSRHDMWERVRDLKRQGVTTILTTHYMEEAEELCDRIVLIDHGKIVEEGRPDDLIAKHKVDSLEAVFLKLTGEHLRD
- a CDS encoding ABC transporter permease, which codes for MTIFIRYAFKVWYRDFLVWTRYWWTSLIGGLGEPVLYFLAMGYGLGSFVKDIQGYPYVQFLAPGLICSTIMHSASFETTYSSYTRMAIQKTYHSIAVTPINVGEVIAGEILWGATKAMLSGGIMLVAVIAMGILPQEYLPNLVFLIPLLVVEAILFSALGMLMTSFAKDYDFFTYYFTLGLEPMFLFSGTFFPLDSLPPLVQKAALFLPLASPVALARSLVLGVAYPHGLWEILWPLILMAAISAWAIQRMVRRLMV